Genomic window (Papilio machaon chromosome 12, ilPapMach1.1, whole genome shotgun sequence):
GAAATTGGGTATAAGGAAACggttataatgaaaaatcaatTTCCTTCCGGTCGTCAGGTCTGTGAACCTGTTTGTTTGTCAGTCTGTtcgcaaggccgcgtttgtttcGAGTGATCTTTGGAacagctggaccgattttgacaggactttttttataagagaagggggcaaacgagcggcgggaacaccaaggtgttcatcgacgtccatggacatctgcactACCAGAGGAATCTGCAATACTAGCTGATGCAGGCGGGCATgttaaagacaattttttttattcgtcgctgacgaagtcgcgggtaaccgctagttatatattaaacattatcaataaataaaagataattttttaaactattttaataactcattacaattttaaatatgtacaaggcactttaaacttattacgTCATAGggattgttaaaaatttctatATCTACCTACCCTATTATTAGAAAATGAcgtagttaatttattattaaatattggtCAAAGACAGTATGTAAATATACAGCAGATAATTTCAGTTCACAATTAACATTTGGTGGGATCTAGAAAAATAAACGGTTACAAAACATAAccattgtaaaaaaagtttagttcACAATTTTCCGTCAATTTGTAAACTAACGAAAAGACAATCggaagattaaatttaaatataccgctataaaaatacacactttttaataacactggtcacaaataaacataaacagcatcatatttattactaaaaaaaaaaaattcatatcaTTTTCACtggcttttttttattatttttttctttaaaatatcatcTTGCTGTAAATTTAGTAACGCCGCCATCACAATGTTCTATCACCCCTCTCCCTTTGAAGCAACTGAGCCAAGTCTTAGagaaaagtttaaaactttcCCTTTCTTCATCAGTTTTCAGAAGCGGTGTAACATTTATCTCAGGTATACACCTTCCGAAGTCAACAGCTGGCAACCAAACTTGGAAATCCGAGTCCGGggagaatttaaatatatcattgCAACCctctaaatttatttgaggAACAGGAGGTTGTCGTTGTAGTAATTTCTTCAGTGTAATGAatgttactaaattatttttcagacTTAGACAATGTAAGTGCTTAGCACGACTAAGAGctctgaaaagaaaaaaatatatattttttgttgataaatacaaaacctattgtgaaaaaaatagataaatttattacatttaattttttttatttatttaaataaataatatttataaataaaaatattattgtgctcctttcttatcttactaatattataaatgcgaatgtttagatggatggatgtttgtttgaaggtatctcctgaacggctcaacggatcttgatgaaatttgtcacagatatagaacacataggctacttttacgttttttttttaattcgcacGAAAGGAGTCTGGGGCatcagctagtatttatataaaaataccatctgttatgttacaaataataatttttagaattttcttaaatagcAAGGAAAAGaatcaaaaaaatgtatttgtctGTTGAAGTTTGGTCTTTTTAgactatttttaaactatttttggtctgtaattttttaagtagGAATTAAggaataataagataaatatgcTTACCTAAAAATTCTCATAAACTGTCCATCAACCAGTTTGCAATTCGACAAACCCAATCTTCGTATCTTCAAATCTTTTGACGTATCCATAAAAGTTGCAATACAACCCATCACATTACCCGTAACACCAATATTATCTAATTCCAAATCCACTATATAATTAGGACTTAATGACGTCATCAGACAACTTACAACAACTTGCTTTATCtcattattacttaaatcaaTAGATTCAATATTAtctagattaatttttaaaccgtccttcatacaattttcacttattttacaatcatttaattttaacatcttCAATCTTAAATACTGTGTCAATTTAACTATACATTTAAATCCAATATCACCGATAGGGTtgccatttaaaattatttcctcCAAAGCTTGGCAAATCATTCGGGTtggtttttcaaatatttgtaagaaaatcTTCATTCCATCTCCAgtgatattattataactgaCATTTAGATGTGATAGATGTTTCATAGTACAAATGGCatctgttaaatatttcataccaTCATCTCCGAGATTATTTCTAGCAATCATAACAGCTGTGATATGCGTTTGATGTGTTAATGCTCTAAAAAGAGGACGGATTTGTAATGTAGATAATGTACTTGCTCCGAGTGCAATTCTACGTGTTGTATGACTTCTGCCTACTGCGTGTTGAATTTCTTGTGATGgtgctgtaaataaaaatattgccagtacaaaatctatatatataaaagaaagtcgtgttagttacactatttataactcaagaacggctgaatcgatttgactgaaatttggtgggcaggtagcttagaaccaggaaacggacataggataatttttaccccgttttctattttttattccgcgcggacggagtcgcgggtaaaagctagtattgcaTAATGCAATTGGTTATAGACACAAGAcacacttattattattttttattataagttggCCAATGAGCAAGCGGCTACCCATagatattcacatttatagaTATGTTGGCTACCTTTAATCGAGGGAGGAGATTACAGATAGAGAGTATTTTCCCTTCTTATGCATCCCCACCTCTGTCAAATCAACTTCCCAGTCtcatttttttccttataagaaagggAAGTGATgagtactaaaattagacGAAAAGAATTGCTTCCACACACACCttctatgtataatttaaatttactttaactcTATTCTGCTGTGTTTATTCACTACTTAATAAgacatttaacaaatatacaatCAAGAAATTGTATGCACTGCTTACAGACAGACGGACAAATgtataattgaatataatttgacTTACATATAACTAAAGCTTCGCAGCACTCCAAATATCTTTCTTCAGCGGGAGATGCTTTCCAATTACTAATACACGTCTTGAGTTCAAGTGAAGCAAGTACTAAGCTGAGGGGATCGTCTTCTGAGAGTATAGCTCCGTCTGATGTCATCAGACTGAACATCGGCCGTACTCCTGTTAACctggtttttatttcattattttacatttaggaactttaaattgaaatgttacatatttacaattcgTTACAAGAGAGGGGGGAAGAGAGGGGGGagggagagagagagaaaacTGTTTCATTGTAGTATTTATGAAAGCGCCATCTACAAAACATTAgtctaacttttttaattgacatcGGCATCTTCTTACTAAATATCATGGTTAAAAGTAAGTtgcgatatatttttttttaattctagatTTCGCTAGCGAATTCGTGtcgcgtaatttaaaaaaatatattatgttcttctagacattctagactatattctacatatgtgccaaatttaatcgatatCCAGCAGTTTTGGAGAgacataataacaaatatccatccatccatccaaactttcgcatttagtagtaagatatttgtataacttaaaacgaatttaaataaaaaaaaatattgacttaCTTATAATATCTGGCTGTGACTTCCTCAACCAGCCAGctgattgttaatttatttatcgtgTCCAATTTCAATGAGATGAGGAACACTTTATCTTCAACATGAACTTTCACAGCAGCCGGTGGTAATATCTGTGTCTGCATTGCTTTGCCGTTTTTAGACTGAACTATATTTATAGGTTGAACATTTAATGGCTGCAATATATTATGATTCAAACTTTGTACTATATTAAACCCATCGTTACTTCTAAAATTTTCTCCTGATGAATGTCGAGAGAATTTTCCAGAATGTTtcgtatttttatgatttatttcattatcacTTCCACTATTACTAGATTGGTCGAAGCTTTCACGTCTTCTTTGGAAACCGGCTTTAAATAATGTGCTCTGTCTTTTACATCGTCTTCTTATAGCATCTCTCGTGTCTCTTGATTTTGATTCATTCAAAACTCGACTTATATTCCTCTCAGATTCGTAACTTTTAGGTGAGATATTCTCATTTCGGATATCGGAATCTGAACTGTTTTCCGTAACATTAACTACATCATTACGTAATTTCTTTTGTCGCGTATTGTTTATACAATCTATGATTGgttcaatttcattaagacTATCAATACTTTCTTTAACACTTTCAAAAGATGATTTCTTAGGAGCTAATGTTATTGGATcgcttaattttcttttcctGCCTTTAGTTATACCTAAATCGTCATCTAACCAATCATCGTCTACTTCATTTGGATCTAAAAAAGCTGGTTTtggtttagttttaataacatcTACTTCTGGTAATTCAATGCTTCGGTTTCTTAATGCTGATATTGCATTTCTATATTCTTGTACACCTTTATTCTTTTTCTTAGTTTTTACAATCTCTTCTGATGAATCATTAGAATCGTCTGATGGGAATGCAGTTTGATCTCGAATATTCTGTGATAAATCATCATCACTGTCATCTTCAATGATATTACGTCGTTTAAACGTTGGTGAGTTTAGTTCTTTAATTCTACTACTCATTTTAGAAGTACTAGGAGGTGTTGTGTCTTTGATTGGTTTAACTGGTGTTTTAGATTTAGATCTATTTAATGCTGATCCTGCAGTTTTGTCTATGAAATTGTGTATTTTAGTGCATAtatctttatataatatttcttcatCTTTTGTTAGAATGATACCCGCCCGccatttttgtaatacatCTAAAGGTGTTTCACCAAAGTCAGTTTTCATTGAGGGTATAGCGCCCTTGTCTAACAGTAATTGTACCACTTCTAAGTGACCGTTACTTGCCGCGTCATACAATGGTGTTATACCTAAatatataatcaaaataaatatctaaacttatatatatatttttttaaatcttgcttgaaatatacacatataaatatatgttacacATAAAGATCGCACAAGACGTCGTCTGCACAAAAAAAGCCCGAGTaaatcagctaccttccagtgAAAGTCTCGTAAACAATAGTCAAGTATTTTCAGTGATTACATGAAACAAActtgcagacagacagacactGTATATATAAGTAGATTTTTGAAACTGAGACTAAGTTAGGCAATaaagttaagtaaattaaaaaaaaatagttattttgctttctgttattgatataaaaaacaaacattatcaaATCTGAAATAATCCAGTACTTACCATCACAATTAACTCCACCTTTATCGTTTAAATTAGCGCCATATTGTATTAGCATATTTGCGACGTCCAAATGTCCGTGTATGCAGGCCTCATGCAGCGGCAACCACCCGGCGTTGTCGCGTATATTCACCGGATGACCTTTACTTAGCAAACGCTCTACTAGAAGCTTATTACCTGATATACATGCCtaaaaatacgaataaaataccttatcttattatattaacactagctgtcgcccgcgactccgtccgcgcgcagttaaaaaatggagggggggtatgaaaaatagatgttggccgattctcagacctactgaatatgctcacaaaatttcatgagaatcggtcaagccgtttcggaggagtttaaccacaaacacctcgacacgagaattttatatataagattatctATACAGATTTCAACATTTAAAGCTgaattttagattatttattctctttttttttaatattaagtaaataatagaataaaatttaagaatatttaattatttggtgAATATTCCATAATGCTATTAATCATTGTAAACTAATCTACAATTCTTTTTTCTTCCATTAATCACGTGGGGCTTGAAAGGGGAGGGGTTCCAGAAAATCACGAAATATCACGAGAAAGGAGAGAGgcttaatttaatgaataaatcttACATATGTAAAGGAAAGTAAGATCAAGAAAGGTTGAAACGATTTGGCTAGAAATTGGCATGAAGGTAGAATGAGGAGACGGACAAAGGATACTTTTTATCCTGTTTCTGAAAGATGTgacataaaaagattttttttgatgtCCGTGTAAACGGAGTCGTggacaaaagctagttagtaatattttgtaaatgacAATATGATTTTATCGTAAAAAATCACGTGATATAAAGTACAAGGGGGACGGATAGTATAAACCAGTCATGTCAAAGATACGTCCCGCGATCGCAATGTGTTACAGAAAGaagaatcatattttttttagattttagactTAATTagattctaatttaataaaaaaaaaaagtaataataattcagttaatttttttttcaatctggCCCAcctataaattcaaaattttatttatggccCTCTATAAAATTGAGTTTGACACCTCTGTTCTAAACCATCACATATCACcaaaggggggggggggggaggtGTGTCAAAAAGTTATGACTTTTCGTACTTACCACATGCAGCTGTGTCTCGCCTTTCATATTCTTTTTGATAGTAAAACCTTTTCCTCTTTTCCGAGTTTCTCTTTTAGTTTCCATTACATCCTCATCATTAGCATCGGAGagatctatataaataaaaattccatcACAACTTCTTTGTATCAATATTCTAGTTTcttgtacaaaacaaaaataattagtaaatatcTAAACAATTGTTGGATAGTCAGAGATAGAAAACATTGAAAAGCTAGGTTAAACTTTCATTCCTATGAAATAAAAGATTGCACCATAACTTTTTTGTATCAATATTCTagctttttattaaacaaaacaaaaaattattagttaataAACAATAGTTGGGTAGTCAGTAATAGTGAAACATTGAAAATCTGGGATAAACTTTGattcacataaaattaaaaaaatatatttccacCATAACTTATTTGTATCAATATTTTAGCTTCTTattaaccaaaataaaaataatttgtaaatatctcAACAATTATTGGATAATCAGTGataattaaacattgaaaatCTGGGTTATACtttcatatgaaataaaaaaaaaatccaacatAACTTGTTTATGTCAATATTCTAgcttcttatctatatatataaaagaaagtcgtgttagttacgctatttataactcaagaacggctgaatcgatttcactgaaaattggtgggtaggtagcttagaaccaggaaacggacataggataatttttaccccgttttctattttttattccgcgcggacggagtcgcgggtaaaagctagttaaaaataaataaaaataattagtaaatatcTAAACAATAGTTGGATAGACGATTTCTATCCAACTATCAGGgttaaatttcttttagaCTTACCTGTGAGATCTTCAAGACAGATGTCATCACCAATATGTGTGGTATCTTCAGCACCACCAGCCGAGCTCTGTTCATCTTCAGAATTGTCCACGTTGTCAAAATCATCGTAACCCAATGTTATCAATTCTTCTTTAGTCCGTTCCATGCCATCTGTCTCGAAATACTCCTCTTGGTACTTTAGAAGATATTTCAATGCGCgtatttcatatttctttttattccaatCTCTTGCCTGGAATTATTGGAAAAAACTAATGGTTAATTAAACttgtggatggatggatgtttgtgtgaaggtatttccagaacggctcaacaaatgttgatgaaatttggcataggtgtagaatgtagtctggaagaacacatagcctacttataacgtttttttttaattccgcgcgtacgaagtcgcgggcgatagctagtaacaaaataaacaagaacCAGCAGAAgggaatttatttcttaaggATAGGAAAAGATACCAAAAAGACAAGAAAATGGAAATATGTTTGGGGATGAaccaaatatttgtatttttaggtcataaaatttttatttttttaaataatcttacatttttaatatcttaaagtATACTTGGTTAGTtactttaacaatttattcaattttattctgtaaatgaaaagaaaatcaacTAAAATGCATACTTACAGCTTTTCTCGCATCGTAACATGCTTTTTCGATCACCGCATATGGTTTCTTAGCTAAAAATGAAACTTCAGCAATATTAATGAGAGTTGTGTAAGCTTCTTTTGGTACATcctttattaattcatattcCTTGTCATAGTACTGTAATGCTTCATTATAACATCCCATGTCTTTGTATGTTTGATAtaaactgtaataaatatatttcaatccAATTACTGTGTTGCCACTATCAAAAccagatacaaaaaaaattaagttaaaaacagAGTATTCAATATGTGAGACTACCTAAGGGGCATTGCCGCGCCCCTGATAAGTCAAATGTGGGGctaaaacctttataagcgaaaGTCAACGTCCAGACAGACAATCTCCATAAGAAAGAAACTCAGGTTAGACAGAAACCTCCATAAGTGGTCGTAGTCCCTTGGACTCTCCATTATCCAGGTTCAACTATAGTTACAAAGTtagttaaatatacatttattaatttatttagtatatgtACTTACCTCACATAGATTGGTATAAGAGTTTTTCCACAATCACCGGCTAATTCAGCATGAtctaacattttcaaataatactcCACAGCTCCAGCGTAATTATGTAGATGACATGCACCATCTCCAAGTTTTTCATAAAGTTTCTTGAATTGCAAATGATTTGTTGGATCCGTTGATATTAGTAGATCTTCAGTATAGCACATTGCTGcaactagaaaaaaataatgataaaaaaaacttaattgcgCCTTTGTACTTCGAGtgcttaaaactttaaaacaaaacttaaagaaaatgtattagCAACTTTTTTTctccatttattttaattctaaggcaacatatagtttcaattgaaattattaactatgGACAAACTACTATTTTCTCTAAAACTCATTAAATTCcaatatatttatgacaaaaactattaatatCACTTCActttttcttacaattttttcataataactaaaataaagtcAAATATCAATATAGCAGCTTTATATGGAATTTGATGCacctttatttacttaatttagacTTTTAAtcgaaacaaaagaaatattaagttaactagctgtcgcccgcgacttcgtcagcacagaaaaaaaatgtctataaTATTGTGTATCAAAATCAGAGATTACCAAGAACAAATGTGGCTTTATGGACAGACATACAATGAGAAAGACAAATACTTTCAGCTACCCAATAACAtcatggataaaaaaaaaaaaaaattaatatatagagacgtatatattataaaacacttACCAACACGTAAATTTGATTCTATGTTTTCTCTCTCGTCATCATCAGGTGTTTTCAATTTCCAAGCTTTCATTAATACTTGTTTAGCACTTTGATAATCTGACATCTTGCACAGAATATCTGCTTTAGCTGACAGTGTTTCACAGGTTTTCAATAcctgtaaattttatttgatgtaaatttcaacatattataagtgaattgtacaatataaactattttctataccttaacttgttaattatagaaattgtttattgttctatttttattgttctttttttatcttagcTACAAGTTAGTGCTAGCTACATAGTAGCCATCAAAATTTTTGGATTCAATTTTTACATCTAAAACTTGTCATGTGAATGCTGTGTACGCCTTTTATCTGTATGTTCCTCTGTTTTTATTGTCTGTGTGTTATTTGTACCTCTTTGTGATTGTTGAACATGCAATTGGTGtaccaatttaataaattaaaaaacttgagaggtgtgttgggacacccggatggaacgaagttcctttcaattaattagtgaaggaaccaatatttattctatgcataaaaaacttaagtcttcacaagaagtacattttatttctatgaattttcgttatatattgtcacgtcgttgccatggtgaagtagcaaaaagtgtcgtgacaacttttcgtaagaattttttccgtttaGCGCCGATTTCGTCCgtctttcacaacgcgcgataaggaacttcgttccaataaagtgttttaagAAAAGTAGACTGTGTGTTCTAATAATACGAaacacttttactttttaatagtttatataCTATTAGACTATTTGTGtcattatgaaatatatttaccttATTTTCCAACCTACTAGCAACGTCTAaagctttatttaaacaatttaatgctTTAGCAAAgtcttttttcttattactaTACAATAGAGCTTCTGTTGTGTAACAATTGTGAAGGATTTCATGTAAGTCCTGATGTGAACAAATTGTGATAGCTTTATTAATGCAGTCTAATGCCTTGTCAAGACTTCCGAGATGTTCTTGTACTACACCAATGTTTAATAACAACCGAGCTCTCATGTCCAATAGTTCAGTCTTTGTGATCTTTCCATTCAACCTAAAATATGTTCAGAAATATCTTACTATGGTTCCCATAGACATTCCACCTTTAAAACAACACATCCCCTTTTTGTGTCCTACAACAAATCCACAATCCCTCCCAATATATCCCTATAAGATGAGGATGGGAAGAAAAGAAGAGTAAAACTAGGCTTGCAGcacacacactcatcagacaaaacatGAAATTGCTCACACTGCCTGTCTTTTCtatggttgtggtatttcaccagtcTAGCCAGCAAATtaatgcaacagatgttgtcataatttacattttctttgataaaacagtgACAATAGGTATTAATATAAAGGTCAATGGACTTGAAACCAATATGGAGAGTAATTATTACTGCACtttcaaaatttcaaattattatagatttataCTCAAAGAGATAAAAACaaccttttcttttttttataaagacaaaacatttaattttgatggAATAATCAAGAAAACAAGAACAAGATTGTTACTTACTTTTCACATAATACTAGACTCTTCATGAACGCTTTTTCAGCTGCAGTCAATGAAGTTTTAGCTTCTTCTGTATTGTTAGAGCTCTGAccctgtaataaatatatgcgTCCAAGGGTTGCCATAGCCCTTTGTTCCTCTACTAGATTATTTAATTCCTTTGCCACAgctgaaattataattatttgatatcttatcaatttaacttaatatttacaattttattttgcttttaagAATGGGTTAGGTATTTGCGAACACAGGACAGTTATTCCTTATTAGTAAATGTAACACTGTCCTCTAAAAACAACACGAGATTTTAATATACAGTATCAAGTACTCACGTAAGCTGGAATAAAATGTagctgtaaataaaatataaacataacctTACCTAAGTGACGCTCCTCATATTTTAGAGCTTTGTCAAATTCTGCTAATAACATGTACATTTCACCAATCATCCGGTTGCAAGTACCCCAATCCATACGTAAACCCAGTTCTTTAAGTACTGAAGCTTCATTTTTATACTCTGCCAGTGCATCGCAATagcgattatttttataataataagtcgCTAAATCATTATAAGCCTCTGCCAAACTGCGTCTATTGCTCCCATTTAAAGCTTTCTTTTTCTTGCGTAGTAAttctacaaaatataaattgggTTTAGTTCATTATTTTCGACACTTTAGTTATGTCTAATTGTACCACTTACTTTCCTCTTCCATATTtattggaataaataaatatgaatgttaatatcacataacaattttttctatttagtacaattctttttaattcatatttttggtTAAAAACACGACAAACAAACAGACACCACGGGTATTTTATTTAcgcaaaaaataattctaaggTTCTCAGAATATGTCAAAAAGTTATGTCGTTGTCAAAACCAAAAATGGCGGGACGATGTGTTTGGATATTTTTACTCACATTCAACCTGTTCATTTTGTTGGCAAAttgaaaactgaaataaaacacCAATACATTacgctttttaaatatttgtaatactaGGTGTATGTGAAACATAGACTACCCAAAAGCAAAAGATttacgtttttcttttattcaacCTCACTTGATTGCTAAGTTACAGCAAGTTAAGTCAAGTTGCGTATTGTATCTGTGCCGCAAGCAGAGGGTTGCGGAGGGCTAGAAGATGCGATAATAAAATGCAACATGATATGTTGATTGTTGTTGATGTGTTCATGTTGATACTTGACTGTGGATTTTTTGGTATTTCGAAGTGAAAAGATTTATTCAATAagtataaagtaaacaaaagttttgagCCCAACTACAgtataaacttatttaaattgcttttgAACTTGTAAGCTCACTTACAGAACCGGCAAAGTGCATCATTTTCAAAGTAAGTAAATGTGATGTTTActtgtttgttttcattaattttggtATTTCATTAACAGTAGAGAATAcgttctttaaatttaaaacaatattgaattagtattatgttattaaattgatcacttatattatttttattcgaacGATAGTTTTGGGGTCCAAAGATGTTATGTTAACCATGTTTAATTTGCACAACTTACTTTAGATGACAAAAACCTTTTTATCgtcttttattatgttatcaaCCATTAAATTCacctaattttatttgctaaataatattaattacattgttttaattatatacagtATCGGTTATAACAATGTTGATGTAAAACTATATAATGTTGGgtttaataactaatatatttaaatgattagaATCTATGATTTCTTAATCATTGAATTGCATGCAAgtgaagaaataataatataggaatacttaattttccttttcaaattaagttagttttaatttgAGTTTTTGCCATCATATTGTACACTTAAATTTTTCAACTCTTTTCTCCTCTCACACTGTCACATATTCCATTAGGTAGCAATCAGCATTAAAGCAAAATCACAAGACATTATTTTTGTCATGAAAAATTAACACGTtacaagtatttaattatacgaTTACATTAACGATTTGtcgaattaaaatgttaaagaattcATAATTCTCAATCGATGTACAGAAGTGACAAatctttctttaataactgTCGACTCATTACGAACAATTTGGTTACTCTGTTGTGCTTATACATATCCACGCATCACGTCCCTAAGAGCGACACAGTGGCGCCCTCAAAGGCGCCGGTTTGACCTTCCCCGTTCCATTACGAATAGCCGTCTTTGTTACTACTACCCTCGTACGTATgccattttaaaaagttattcgGCTGAATATTACGCAAGTGTATAAGGGAGGATGATTTTGGGATTCAAATGTACATAAAGTGCTCtctctttaattatttacagaaGTTTTTGCTTCTAACATGTAATCGttatatgtaatttgttaATGACAAAATACCATAAGAAAGTgaatgtaatatgtaaattcAGTTAAAcgtatttcttaaattttatttacaagtcCTTTGAGAGGAGATCTGAAGCTAAGC
Coding sequences:
- the LOC106713708 gene encoding tonsoku-like protein, giving the protein MEEEKLLRKKKKALNGSNRRSLAEAYNDLATYYYKNNRYCDALAEYKNEASVLKELGLRMDWGTCNRMIGEMYMLLAEFDKALKYEERHLAVAKELNNLVEEQRAMATLGRIYLLQGQSSNNTEEAKTSLTAAEKAFMKSLVLCEKLNGKITKTELLDMRARLLLNIGVVQEHLGSLDKALDCINKAITICSHQDLHEILHNCYTTEALLYSNKKKDFAKALNCLNKALDVASRLENKVLKTCETLSAKADILCKMSDYQSAKQVLMKAWKLKTPDDDERENIESNLRVVAAMCYTEDLLISTDPTNHLQFKKLYEKLGDGACHLHNYAGAVEYYLKMLDHAELAGDCGKTLIPIYVSLYQTYKDMGCYNEALQYYDKEYELIKDVPKEAYTTLINIAEVSFLAKKPYAVIEKACYDARKAARDWNKKKYEIRALKYLLKYQEEYFETDGMERTKEELITLGYDDFDNVDNSEDEQSSAGGAEDTTHIGDDICLEDLTDLSDANDEDVMETKRETRKRGKGFTIKKNMKGETQLHVACISGNKLLVERLLSKGHPVNIRDNAGWLPLHEACIHGHLDVANMLIQYGANLNDKGGVNCDGITPLYDAASNGHLEVVQLLLDKGAIPSMKTDFGETPLDVLQKWRAGIILTKDEEILYKDICTKIHNFIDKTAGSALNRSKSKTPVKPIKDTTPPSTSKMSSRIKELNSPTFKRRNIIEDDSDDDLSQNIRDQTAFPSDDSNDSSEEIVKTKKKNKGVQEYRNAISALRNRSIELPEVDVIKTKPKPAFLDPNEVDDDWLDDDLGITKGRKRKLSDPITLAPKKSSFESVKESIDSLNEIEPIIDCINNTRQKKLRNDVVNVTENSSDSDIRNENISPKSYESERNISRVLNESKSRDTRDAIRRRCKRQSTLFKAGFQRRRESFDQSSNSGSDNEINHKNTKHSGKFSRHSSGENFRSNDGFNIVQSLNHNILQPLNVQPINIVQSKNGKAMQTQILPPAAVKVHVEDKVFLISLKLDTINKLTISWLVEEVTARYYKLTGVRPMFSLMTSDGAILSEDDPLSLVLASLELKTCISNWKASPAEERYLECCEALVISPSQEIQHAVGRSHTTRRIALGASTLSTLQIRPLFRALTHQTHITAVMIARNNLGDDGMKYLTDAICTMKHLSHLNVSYNNITGDGMKIFLQIFEKPTRMICQALEEIILNGNPIGDIGFKCIVKLTQYLRLKMLKLNDCKISENCMKDGLKINLDNIESIDLSNNEIKQVVVSCLMTSLSPNYIVDLELDNIGVTGNVMGCIATFMDTSKDLKIRRLGLSNCKLVDGQFMRIFRALSRAKHLHCLSLKNNLVTFITLKKLLQRQPPVPQINLEGCNDIFKFSPDSDFQVWLPAVDFGRCIPEINVTPLLKTDEERESFKLFSKTWLSCFKGRGVIEHCDGGVTKFTAR